A stretch of the Archangium violaceum genome encodes the following:
- a CDS encoding beta-ketoacyl-ACP synthase — MNPPVFLNQLGLVCAMGRGKQEVTAALFGDAPTGVAPSDDFAAKTLHVGLVTSPLAETGVLPAPLRSRNNALLLTALAEIRPAVDAAIARYGRERVAIVLGTSTSGIGESETAIARYLTTGQMPPEFHVRQQELGSPALALNHVLGVTGPSFVISTACSSSAKALASAARLLRAGMADAVVTGGADALCRFTVAGFSALDSVSEVRCNPMSVNRRGINIGEGAALFVMTREPGPVRLAGWGESSDAHHISAPEPGGRGALAAMRAALERAGLAPSELDYVNLHGTATPQNDAMESHAVHALLGGDIPASSTKPLTGHTLGAAGALEAAICWLTLTGNPQGRLPPHWWDGEADPSLPTLSLVKRGYTLERPLRYVLSNSFAFGGSNAVLILGSA, encoded by the coding sequence ATGAATCCGCCCGTCTTCCTCAATCAACTGGGCCTCGTCTGTGCCATGGGCCGCGGCAAGCAGGAGGTGACCGCGGCCCTCTTCGGCGACGCGCCGACGGGCGTGGCCCCCAGCGATGACTTCGCCGCGAAGACACTGCACGTAGGACTCGTCACGTCACCGCTCGCGGAGACAGGGGTGCTCCCCGCGCCCCTGCGCAGCCGGAACAACGCGCTGCTGCTCACGGCGCTGGCGGAGATCCGTCCCGCCGTCGATGCGGCCATCGCCCGCTACGGGCGGGAGCGCGTGGCCATCGTCCTCGGCACCAGCACCTCGGGCATCGGCGAGAGCGAGACCGCCATCGCCAGGTACCTGACCACGGGCCAGATGCCTCCGGAATTCCACGTGCGGCAGCAGGAGCTGGGCTCGCCGGCCCTGGCGCTGAACCACGTGCTGGGCGTGACCGGCCCGTCCTTCGTCATCTCCACGGCCTGCTCCTCCAGCGCCAAGGCCCTGGCCAGCGCCGCGCGCCTGCTACGGGCGGGAATGGCCGATGCGGTGGTGACGGGCGGCGCCGACGCCCTGTGCCGCTTCACCGTGGCCGGCTTCTCCGCGCTCGACTCGGTGAGCGAGGTGCGCTGCAACCCCATGAGCGTGAACCGCCGCGGCATCAACATCGGCGAGGGCGCGGCCCTGTTCGTGATGACGCGCGAGCCGGGGCCCGTGCGGCTCGCGGGCTGGGGCGAGTCCTCGGACGCCCACCACATCTCCGCGCCGGAGCCCGGGGGCCGGGGGGCGCTGGCCGCCATGCGGGCCGCGCTGGAGCGCGCGGGCCTCGCTCCCTCCGAGCTCGATTACGTCAACCTGCACGGAACCGCGACCCCCCAGAACGACGCCATGGAGAGCCACGCGGTTCATGCGCTGCTCGGCGGGGACATTCCGGCCAGCTCGACCAAGCCGCTCACCGGCCACACGCTGGGGGCCGCGGGCGCCCTCGAGGCGGCGATCTGCTGGCTCACCCTGACCGGCAACCCCCAGGGCCGCCTGCCTCCCCACTGGTGGGATGGGGAGGCGGATCCCTCGCTCCCCACCCTCTCCCTGGTGAAACGCGGCTACACGCTGGAGCGCCCGCTCCGCTATGTTCTGAGCAACTCCTTCGCCTTTGGCGGAAGCAACGCCGTCCTCATCCTGGGAAGCGCCTGA
- a CDS encoding glycosyltransferase family 2 protein encodes MKVCAVIPVYNHGEAVGAVVGGVRAQGLPCVLVDDGSEPGCAAVLDALAEGDRSGIELVRLPENQGKGGAMMAGLRAAKERGFSHALQIDADGQHDTSDIPRFLHLAEQSPEKLICGTPVYDASVPKGRLYGRYATHIWVWINTLSFTIRDSMCGFRVYPLEPTVQLLDTVKLGKRMDFDVEVLVRLFWRGMGIVNNPTPVRYPSDGISHFDVLWDNVRISRMHARLFLGMLVRLPLLLWRKVTA; translated from the coding sequence ATGAAGGTCTGCGCGGTGATTCCGGTCTACAACCACGGCGAGGCGGTGGGCGCGGTGGTGGGCGGTGTGCGGGCTCAGGGCCTGCCCTGCGTGCTGGTCGACGACGGGAGTGAGCCGGGCTGCGCGGCGGTGCTGGACGCGCTGGCCGAGGGAGATCGCTCCGGCATCGAGCTCGTCCGGCTACCCGAGAACCAGGGGAAGGGCGGCGCGATGATGGCCGGCCTGCGCGCGGCGAAAGAGCGGGGCTTCAGCCATGCGCTGCAGATCGACGCCGACGGCCAGCACGACACCTCCGACATCCCCCGCTTCCTGCACCTGGCGGAGCAGAGTCCCGAGAAGCTCATCTGCGGCACCCCGGTCTATGACGCCTCGGTGCCCAAGGGCCGCCTCTATGGCCGCTATGCCACCCACATCTGGGTGTGGATCAACACGCTGTCCTTCACCATCCGTGACTCCATGTGCGGCTTCCGCGTCTATCCGCTGGAGCCCACCGTCCAGCTCCTCGACACGGTGAAGCTGGGCAAGCGGATGGATTTCGACGTGGAGGTCCTGGTGCGGCTGTTCTGGCGCGGGATGGGCATCGTCAACAACCCCACCCCGGTCCGCTACCCGAGCGACGGCATCTCCCACTTCGATGTCCTCTGGGACAACGTGCGGATCTCCCGCATGCATGCCCGGCTCTTCCTCGGAATGCTGGTGCGCCTGCCGCTGCTCCTGTGGAGGAAGGTGACAGCGTGA
- a CDS encoding acyl-CoA thioesterase — MKPDLSHEIELSPAFHDLDPMDIVWHGNYAKYLELARCALLSKFDYDYPQMKASGFVWPIVDMRLKYVRPALYGQKLRIRAEITEWENRLRIDYLIRDADTGHKVNQAHTIQVAVSVETREMQFVCPRVLWERLGVMPG, encoded by the coding sequence ATGAAGCCTGATCTCAGCCATGAGATCGAGCTGTCCCCCGCCTTCCATGACCTCGACCCGATGGACATCGTCTGGCACGGCAACTACGCGAAATACCTCGAGCTGGCCCGCTGCGCGCTGCTGTCTAAGTTCGACTATGACTACCCGCAGATGAAGGCGTCGGGCTTCGTGTGGCCCATCGTGGACATGCGGCTGAAGTACGTGCGGCCCGCGCTCTACGGGCAGAAGCTGCGGATCCGCGCCGAAATCACCGAATGGGAGAACCGCCTGAGGATCGACTACCTCATCCGTGACGCGGACACCGGCCACAAGGTGAACCAGGCCCACACCATCCAGGTCGCCGTCTCGGTGGAAACCCGGGAGATGCAGTTCGTCTGCCCCCGCGTGCTGTGGGAGCGGCTGGGGGTGATGCCCGGATGA
- a CDS encoding LolA family protein → MKRLLALACVLLCTTASASELLTGVRSRLADPSILRGQFEQKKTVAGFKKPLLSRGEFLLSRGKGLLWDTRAPFASTLTLTRKSLSAEQKTGGAAYHLDASREPALAAMNEFLFALLSGDVGSLSTRFRIEGELVGADGWRLTLTPTDEGLARVFRGIRLEGDRFVRQVQLEETSGDSSLIQFTQLAQTPPPSATETERLGK, encoded by the coding sequence ATGAAGCGCCTGCTCGCCCTCGCCTGCGTGCTGCTGTGCACCACCGCCAGCGCCTCCGAGCTGCTGACGGGCGTCCGCTCGCGCCTGGCGGACCCTTCGATCCTCCGGGGGCAGTTCGAACAGAAGAAGACGGTGGCCGGCTTCAAGAAGCCGCTGCTCTCCCGTGGCGAGTTCCTCCTGTCGAGGGGGAAGGGACTGCTCTGGGATACCCGCGCGCCCTTCGCCTCGACCCTGACGTTGACCCGCAAGTCGCTGAGCGCGGAGCAGAAGACGGGCGGCGCCGCCTACCACCTGGACGCGAGCCGCGAGCCGGCGCTGGCCGCCATGAACGAGTTCCTCTTCGCGCTCCTCTCCGGGGATGTGGGCTCGCTCTCCACGCGCTTCCGGATCGAGGGCGAGCTGGTGGGCGCGGACGGCTGGCGGCTGACGCTCACGCCGACGGACGAGGGACTCGCACGTGTCTTCCGCGGCATCCGCCTGGAAGGCGACCGGTTCGTGCGGCAGGTGCAACTGGAGGAGACCAGCGGGGACTCGAGCCTCATCCAGTTCACGCAGCTGGCGCAAACTCCCCCGCCCAGTGCCACGGAGACGGAGCGCCTTGGGAAATAG
- a CDS encoding NAD(P)/FAD-dependent oxidoreductase: MRSEKTEILIIGAGPAGSVAAGLLRKQGREVLVLEREQFPRFSIGESLLPQSMEYIEAAGMMRDVVEAGFQYKNGAAFVRGGKFTDFDFREKSSPGWGTTYQVQRAHFDEVLAKAAERMGATVRYRHEVLSVDVDGEQPQVTARSPEGETYCVQARFLLDASGFGRVLPKLLKLETPSNFPVRGALFTHVEDRVAPGGFDRNKIRITVHPEHVHVWYWTIPFSNGRCSLGVVAKREFLEQYQGTDTERLKTIVAEEPSLSALLKDAVWDTPARSLIGYAANVKSLWGRNFALLGNAGEFLDPVFSSGVTIAFKSASLASDCLARTFAGESVDWERDYAVPLKAGVDTFRTFVESWYAGGFQQIIFHPNPSPEVRRMLSAILAGYAWDKNNPYVADSKRRLGVLEALCAA; this comes from the coding sequence GTGAGAAGCGAGAAGACGGAGATCCTCATCATTGGCGCGGGCCCCGCGGGCTCGGTGGCGGCGGGGCTGCTGCGCAAGCAGGGCCGCGAGGTGCTGGTGCTGGAGCGCGAGCAGTTCCCTCGCTTCTCCATCGGAGAGAGCCTGCTGCCGCAGAGCATGGAGTACATCGAGGCGGCGGGGATGATGCGCGACGTCGTCGAGGCGGGCTTCCAGTACAAGAACGGCGCGGCCTTCGTGCGGGGCGGCAAGTTCACGGACTTCGACTTCCGGGAGAAGTCCTCCCCGGGTTGGGGCACCACATACCAGGTGCAGCGCGCCCACTTCGATGAGGTGCTGGCGAAGGCCGCCGAGCGGATGGGTGCCACCGTGCGCTACCGCCACGAGGTCCTGTCGGTCGACGTCGACGGGGAGCAGCCCCAGGTGACCGCCCGCTCGCCCGAGGGCGAGACGTACTGTGTCCAGGCCCGCTTCCTCCTGGATGCCAGCGGCTTCGGCCGGGTCCTTCCGAAGCTCCTGAAGCTGGAGACGCCCTCCAACTTCCCGGTGCGTGGCGCCCTCTTCACCCACGTCGAGGACCGGGTCGCTCCGGGCGGCTTCGACCGGAACAAGATCCGGATCACCGTGCATCCCGAGCACGTGCACGTGTGGTACTGGACCATCCCCTTCTCCAACGGCCGCTGCTCCCTGGGCGTGGTGGCGAAGCGCGAGTTCCTCGAGCAGTACCAGGGAACGGACACCGAGCGCCTCAAGACGATCGTCGCGGAGGAACCCTCGCTCTCCGCCCTCTTGAAGGACGCGGTCTGGGACACGCCGGCGCGGTCGCTCATCGGCTACGCCGCCAACGTGAAGTCGCTGTGGGGCAGGAACTTCGCGCTGCTGGGGAACGCGGGCGAGTTCCTGGATCCGGTGTTCTCCTCGGGCGTGACCATCGCCTTCAAGTCGGCGAGCCTGGCCTCGGACTGCCTCGCTCGCACCTTCGCTGGCGAGTCGGTGGACTGGGAGCGCGACTACGCCGTACCGCTCAAGGCCGGCGTGGATACGTTCCGCACCTTCGTCGAGTCCTGGTATGCCGGAGGCTTCCAGCAGATCATCTTCCACCCGAACCCGTCCCCGGAGGTCCGCCGGATGCTCTCCGCGATCCTCGCGGGCTATGCCTGGGACAAGAACAACCCCTACGTGGCCGACAGCAAGCGCCGACTCGGGGTGCTCGAGGCCCTGTGCGCCGCCTGA
- a CDS encoding HAL/PAL/TAL family ammonia-lyase yields the protein MSPSLQSLQPERSVYFDGSRLTLEDVCALSRRECSAELSTSPEFLRRISRGAEFLDRLLTEDGVIYGVTTGYGDSCTVTIPPRLVPELPHHLYTYHGCGAGRILTPEETRAVLATRLASLAQGVSGVGMALLRQLELLLRHDILPLIPAEGSVGASGDLTPLSYVAAVLCGEREVWYRGARRPAAEVLAQLGIKPLRLRPKEGLAIMNGTAVMTALACLAWERAEYLCQLATRITAFNVLASAGNTHHFDEALFAVKPHAGPQRVAARLRVDLTADRPSRNEKRLQDRYSLRCAPHVIGVLEDALPFFRTQIENELNSANDNPIIDPDGERVLHGGHFYGGHIAFAMDGLKSAVANVADLLDRQLALLVDSRFNHGLPPNLSGATGERAAINHGLKAVQISVSAWTAEALKQTLPASIFSRSTECHNQDKVSMGTIAARDCLRVLELSEQVVAAMLIATRQGVALRQRVDGELSLGPALSAMQADLEKRIPLVEEDRALDRELQGLLTAIRAREWRLYEA from the coding sequence ATGTCTCCGTCTCTGCAAAGCCTCCAGCCTGAGCGCTCGGTGTACTTCGATGGAAGCCGGCTCACCCTCGAGGACGTGTGTGCGCTCTCGCGGCGTGAATGCAGTGCCGAGCTGAGTACCTCCCCTGAGTTCCTGCGCCGGATCTCCCGGGGCGCGGAGTTCCTCGACCGGCTGCTGACCGAGGACGGGGTCATCTACGGCGTGACCACCGGCTACGGTGACTCGTGCACCGTCACGATTCCGCCCAGGCTCGTGCCGGAGCTGCCGCATCACCTCTACACGTACCACGGCTGCGGGGCGGGCCGGATCCTCACGCCCGAGGAGACGCGCGCCGTGCTGGCGACGCGGCTGGCCTCGCTCGCCCAGGGCGTCTCCGGCGTGGGCATGGCACTACTGAGGCAGCTCGAGCTGCTGCTCAGGCACGACATCCTGCCGCTGATTCCGGCCGAGGGCTCGGTGGGTGCCAGTGGGGACCTCACCCCGCTCTCCTACGTGGCGGCGGTGCTCTGCGGCGAACGCGAGGTCTGGTACCGCGGGGCCCGGCGGCCGGCGGCGGAGGTCCTGGCCCAGCTCGGCATCAAGCCCCTGCGGCTGCGCCCCAAGGAGGGGCTGGCCATCATGAACGGCACGGCAGTGATGACCGCCCTGGCCTGTCTGGCGTGGGAGCGCGCCGAGTACCTGTGCCAACTGGCCACGCGCATCACCGCCTTCAACGTGCTGGCCAGCGCCGGCAACACCCACCACTTCGACGAGGCGCTGTTCGCGGTGAAGCCTCACGCGGGCCCCCAGCGCGTGGCGGCCCGCCTGCGCGTGGATCTCACCGCGGACCGGCCCAGCCGCAACGAGAAGCGGCTGCAGGACCGCTACTCGCTGCGCTGCGCGCCGCACGTGATTGGCGTCCTGGAGGACGCGCTGCCCTTCTTCCGCACGCAGATCGAGAACGAGCTGAACAGCGCCAACGACAACCCCATCATCGATCCGGATGGGGAGCGCGTGCTCCACGGTGGCCACTTCTACGGCGGGCACATCGCCTTCGCCATGGACGGCCTGAAGAGCGCCGTGGCCAACGTGGCCGACCTGCTCGACCGCCAGCTCGCGCTGCTGGTCGACTCCCGCTTCAACCACGGGCTGCCGCCCAACCTCTCCGGTGCCACCGGGGAGCGCGCGGCGATCAACCATGGCCTCAAGGCGGTGCAGATCAGCGTCTCCGCCTGGACCGCCGAGGCCCTCAAGCAGACCCTGCCGGCCTCCATCTTCTCCCGCTCCACCGAGTGCCACAACCAGGACAAGGTGAGCATGGGCACCATCGCCGCGCGAGACTGCCTGCGCGTGCTGGAGCTCTCCGAGCAGGTGGTGGCCGCCATGCTCATCGCCACCAGGCAGGGCGTGGCGCTGCGCCAGCGCGTGGACGGCGAGCTGAGCCTCGGCCCCGCGCTCTCGGCCATGCAGGCGGACCTGGAGAAGCGTATCCCCCTGGTGGAGGAGGACCGAGCCCTGGATCGTGAGCTCCAGGGGCTCCTGACGGCGATCCGTGCCCGCGAGTGGAGGCTCTATGAAGCCTGA
- a CDS encoding MMPL family transporter has product MGNRLAIVWALLVLAVGVHQVRFWRSARLETDILALLPEDEQAPEVGAATRKLADESGRQLVLLVGAPDWESAQRAAEAATEALSKAGAPLEPARVDATALDAAVEFYRPYRDRLLTPAQRAWLARATSEELGGTALMKLYQPAGPRLTDWSDDPLGLWPDWWAARAAENEARPRDGRLWLSGEGREWVLLTWQSQVSAFALGDDAKVTAAVERARAAVAAIPGGRLVAAGVPLYAEAAASQASREISTIGLGSLVAVLLLVWLTFRSLRPIVLVGVSLMIGCAVALSVTALLFDRVHLLTLVFGASLVGVAEDYGFHYFAARQGKPAAERGRVMRFLLPGMLLALLTSVVAYLALGLAPFPGLRQMAVFAAAGLVGAFLTVLCWFPTFDLGDLPVTAFAERVSASLLRWPRITSEKRWWPAMAGLLVVIAGGLWRLETRDDIRQLQGAPANLLEDQRELGRLLGLPSPAQLFLVEGGDEEQVLQREVPLKQRLDALVADGVLTGYRAVSDWLPPASQQRADAELSARAEQQAVAAVAAATGEEPSRARFANDVLTPARFLSSPAAPAIRQQWLGPLGSKQYSVLMLRGLEGPAVLARLAEAAHGLEGVRWVDKTEEISRLMGRYRRLMGGLIVAGYLAVLVMLLARFKREAWRAWVPSALGTLLTLAFFGWVGEPLQLFTVLGLLLLLGMGVDYGIFLLEHPGDGSAWVAVALAGVSTLLSFGLLGLSATPALRTFGLAMLLGEVAIWILTPCFRMPPGKDIT; this is encoded by the coding sequence TTGGGAAATAGGCTGGCCATCGTCTGGGCCCTGCTCGTACTCGCCGTGGGCGTACACCAGGTCCGGTTCTGGCGCTCGGCGCGGCTGGAGACCGACATCCTGGCGCTGCTACCCGAGGATGAGCAGGCACCCGAAGTGGGCGCCGCCACCCGGAAGCTCGCGGATGAGTCGGGCCGGCAATTGGTGCTGCTGGTGGGCGCTCCGGATTGGGAATCCGCCCAGCGCGCGGCGGAGGCCGCCACGGAGGCGCTCTCCAAAGCCGGCGCTCCGCTGGAGCCCGCCCGCGTGGACGCCACCGCCCTGGACGCCGCGGTGGAGTTCTACCGCCCGTACCGGGACCGGTTGCTGACACCGGCCCAGCGCGCGTGGCTGGCCCGCGCGACGTCGGAGGAGCTGGGCGGCACGGCGCTGATGAAGCTGTACCAGCCCGCGGGCCCCAGGCTGACCGACTGGAGCGACGATCCGCTGGGCCTGTGGCCCGACTGGTGGGCGGCCCGCGCCGCCGAGAACGAGGCGAGGCCGCGTGACGGACGGCTCTGGCTCTCCGGCGAGGGCCGCGAGTGGGTGCTGCTGACCTGGCAGAGCCAGGTGTCGGCGTTCGCCCTGGGTGACGACGCGAAGGTCACGGCCGCCGTGGAGCGCGCCCGGGCCGCGGTGGCCGCCATTCCCGGGGGCCGGTTGGTGGCCGCGGGGGTGCCGCTGTACGCGGAGGCCGCCGCCTCGCAGGCCAGCAGGGAGATCTCCACCATCGGCCTCGGCTCCCTCGTGGCCGTGCTGCTGCTGGTCTGGCTCACCTTCCGCTCGTTGCGCCCCATCGTGCTGGTGGGGGTGTCCCTGATGATCGGCTGCGCCGTGGCGCTGAGCGTCACCGCCCTGCTCTTCGACCGGGTCCACCTCCTCACCCTGGTGTTCGGCGCGAGCCTCGTCGGTGTCGCGGAGGACTACGGCTTCCACTACTTCGCCGCCCGCCAGGGCAAGCCCGCCGCCGAGCGCGGCCGGGTGATGCGCTTCCTCCTGCCCGGCATGCTCCTGGCGCTCCTCACCAGCGTGGTGGCCTACCTGGCGCTGGGACTGGCACCCTTTCCAGGCCTTCGCCAGATGGCGGTGTTCGCCGCCGCGGGTCTGGTGGGCGCGTTCCTCACCGTGCTCTGCTGGTTCCCCACGTTCGATCTCGGCGACCTGCCGGTGACCGCGTTCGCCGAGCGTGTCTCCGCCTCCCTGTTGCGCTGGCCACGCATCACCTCCGAGAAACGGTGGTGGCCGGCGATGGCGGGGCTCCTGGTGGTGATCGCGGGAGGGCTGTGGCGGTTGGAGACGCGCGATGACATCCGCCAGCTGCAAGGGGCACCCGCGAACCTGCTCGAGGACCAGCGCGAGCTGGGAAGACTGCTGGGCCTGCCCAGCCCGGCCCAGCTCTTCCTCGTCGAGGGTGGGGACGAAGAGCAGGTCCTCCAACGTGAGGTGCCGCTGAAGCAGCGGCTGGACGCGCTGGTGGCGGACGGGGTCCTGACAGGCTACCGCGCCGTCTCGGACTGGCTGCCGCCCGCCTCGCAGCAGCGCGCGGACGCGGAGCTGAGTGCCCGCGCGGAGCAGCAGGCCGTGGCCGCCGTCGCCGCCGCCACGGGAGAGGAGCCCTCGCGCGCACGGTTCGCGAACGACGTCCTCACCCCCGCGCGGTTCCTCTCCAGTCCCGCCGCGCCAGCCATCCGGCAGCAGTGGCTGGGCCCGCTGGGCAGCAAGCAGTACAGCGTGCTGATGCTGCGGGGCCTCGAGGGCCCGGCGGTCCTCGCCCGGCTGGCCGAAGCCGCTCACGGGTTGGAGGGCGTGCGCTGGGTGGACAAGACGGAGGAGATCTCCCGGCTGATGGGCCGCTACCGGCGGCTCATGGGCGGGCTCATCGTCGCGGGCTACCTCGCGGTGCTGGTGATGCTGCTCGCCCGCTTCAAGCGCGAGGCCTGGCGGGCCTGGGTCCCCTCGGCGCTGGGAACCCTCCTCACGCTGGCCTTCTTCGGCTGGGTGGGAGAGCCGCTGCAACTGTTCACCGTGCTGGGCCTGCTGCTCCTGCTGGGAATGGGCGTGGACTACGGCATCTTCCTGTTGGAGCACCCGGGAGACGGCTCCGCGTGGGTGGCGGTGGCCCTGGCCGGCGTGAGCACCCTCCTCTCCTTCGGGCTCCTGGGGCTCTCGGCCACACCGGCCCTGCGCACCTTCGGCCTCGCCATGCTCCTGGGCGAGGTGGCCATCTGGATTTTGACCCCTTGTTTCAGAATGCCTCCGGGCAAGGACATCACGTGA
- a CDS encoding acyltransferase encodes MRTRHWAEMGESTFVAGIWLLYWIHRLLGRWPFRLCLYPVVTVHWLARPLVRQASLQYLERMEATTGALGRRPGWRDSLRHVALFAETMLDKLLAVSGRYRFEQVRTEGRESFYEAAKAGKGGVIITAHMGCLELCRAMAERRGEVKLNLLVHTRHAEQFNRLLKRLNPDSDLRLMEVSELGPATAVALNERVATGEFVVIAGDRVPVNSNQTVSVGFLDHPAPFPVGPYVLAALLKCPLYLLGCIHEGPGYTIRFECLAERVELPRGRREAALSGYAQHYAERLTALLKRSPFDWFNFFPFWDQAHVSVSAKPPA; translated from the coding sequence GTGAGAACCCGGCATTGGGCCGAGATGGGCGAGAGCACCTTCGTCGCCGGAATCTGGCTGCTCTATTGGATTCACCGGCTGCTGGGGCGCTGGCCGTTCCGCCTCTGTCTCTATCCGGTGGTCACGGTGCACTGGCTGGCCCGGCCACTGGTGCGCCAAGCCTCCTTGCAGTACCTGGAGAGGATGGAGGCCACCACCGGGGCGCTCGGCAGGCGGCCCGGCTGGCGGGACAGCCTGCGCCACGTCGCGCTCTTCGCCGAGACGATGCTCGACAAGCTCCTGGCCGTCAGTGGCCGCTACCGCTTCGAGCAGGTGCGCACCGAGGGACGCGAGTCCTTCTACGAGGCGGCCAAGGCTGGCAAGGGTGGCGTCATCATCACCGCCCACATGGGCTGTCTCGAGCTGTGCCGCGCCATGGCCGAACGGCGTGGTGAAGTGAAGCTCAACCTGCTGGTGCACACCCGGCACGCCGAGCAGTTCAACCGCCTGCTCAAGCGGCTCAACCCGGACAGCGACCTGCGCCTGATGGAGGTCAGCGAGCTGGGCCCGGCCACCGCCGTCGCGTTGAACGAGCGCGTGGCCACAGGCGAGTTCGTGGTCATCGCGGGAGACCGGGTCCCGGTGAATTCCAACCAGACGGTGAGCGTCGGGTTCCTCGACCACCCCGCCCCCTTTCCCGTGGGCCCCTACGTGCTGGCGGCCCTGTTGAAGTGCCCGCTCTATCTGCTGGGCTGCATCCACGAGGGCCCCGGCTACACCATCCGCTTCGAGTGTCTGGCCGAGCGCGTCGAGCTTCCTCGCGGCAGGCGCGAGGCGGCGCTGAGCGGCTACGCCCAGCACTATGCCGAGCGGCTGACCGCGCTGCTGAAGCGCTCGCCCTTCGATTGGTTCAACTTCTTCCCCTTCTGGGACCAAGCCCATGTCTCCGTCTCTGCAAAGCCTCCAGCCTGA
- a CDS encoding hotdog family protein yields MSTVTDYTIAELVPHTGRMSLLDRALEGDEESLVAEVTIREDCLFFENGGVGGWVGVELMAQAVAAWAGWHARQRGETPKNGFLLGTRSYDCGRPTFKAGERLRIEVRRQFWAENGLGQFDCRIAMDGETVATAALTVFEPPDGSEALRLETEGGD; encoded by the coding sequence ATGTCCACGGTCACCGACTACACCATCGCCGAGCTGGTCCCCCATACCGGCCGCATGAGCCTGCTCGACCGGGCCCTCGAGGGCGACGAGGAGAGCCTGGTGGCCGAGGTGACCATCCGCGAGGACTGTCTCTTCTTCGAGAACGGCGGCGTCGGAGGATGGGTGGGCGTCGAGCTCATGGCCCAGGCGGTCGCCGCCTGGGCCGGCTGGCACGCGCGGCAACGCGGCGAGACGCCGAAGAATGGGTTCCTGCTCGGCACCCGCAGTTACGACTGCGGCCGGCCCACCTTCAAGGCGGGTGAGCGGCTGCGCATCGAGGTCCGCCGGCAGTTCTGGGCGGAGAACGGGCTGGGCCAGTTCGACTGTCGGATCGCGATGGATGGCGAGACGGTGGCCACGGCCGCGCTGACGGTGTTCGAACCACCGGATGGAAGCGAAGCATTGAGGCTGGAGACCGAGGGTGGAGACTGA
- a CDS encoding DUF3261 domain-containing protein codes for MRRLISTAALLYLAACATTPTRPAAPAVSLPVLELSPAAFGEAVSLAQNLSFAHDADPEGPRSLEALLEIDTSALRLAGFMLGRRVFTMQWDGTVLAEQRDPHVPAQLQSRQVLRDVQLVYWPAEALRSALPPGWTLEESPGRRALLETGREWVTVQYDGEPRHAGRAELLNHAEHYRLTIESRPADE; via the coding sequence GTGCGCCGCCTGATTTCCACCGCCGCCCTGCTCTATCTCGCCGCGTGCGCCACGACGCCCACCCGGCCCGCGGCGCCCGCGGTGTCCCTGCCCGTGCTCGAGCTCTCTCCGGCCGCGTTCGGTGAAGCCGTGAGCCTGGCACAGAACCTGAGCTTCGCTCACGACGCCGACCCGGAAGGCCCCCGCTCCCTCGAGGCCCTGCTGGAGATCGACACCTCGGCGCTGCGTCTGGCTGGATTCATGCTCGGCCGGCGCGTGTTCACGATGCAGTGGGATGGCACCGTGCTCGCGGAGCAGCGGGACCCGCACGTGCCCGCTCAGCTCCAGTCGCGCCAGGTCCTCCGGGACGTCCAGCTGGTCTACTGGCCAGCCGAGGCGCTCCGCTCCGCCCTCCCGCCAGGCTGGACCCTGGAGGAGAGCCCTGGCCGTCGCGCCCTGCTTGAGACCGGCAGGGAATGGGTGACGGTGCAATACGATGGCGAGCCGCGCCATGCGGGGCGCGCGGAGTTGCTCAACCACGCGGAGCACTACCGGCTGACCATCGAATCCCGCCCGGCCGATGAATGA
- the fabG gene encoding 3-oxoacyl-ACP reductase FabG, with product MSEQTVLVTGSSRGIGRAIALRLARDGFDVVLHCRSQLEQAEAVAGQIRELGREVRVLQFDVSDRAATQQALLADVEAHGCYYGVVCNAGIARDNTFPSMPAEDWDAVIHTNLDAFYNVLNPLTMPLVRRRKPGRIVTLSSVSGLIGNRGQVNYSAAKAGIIGATKALAVELAKRNITVNCVAPGLIDTEMVDPHVLEHALKLIPAQRMGTPEEVAAVVSFLMREEASYITRQVISVNGGMLG from the coding sequence ATGAGTGAGCAAACGGTGCTGGTGACGGGCTCGAGCCGGGGCATTGGCCGCGCCATCGCGCTGCGCCTGGCGCGCGACGGCTTCGACGTCGTGCTGCACTGCCGCAGCCAGCTCGAGCAGGCGGAGGCCGTGGCCGGGCAGATTCGCGAGCTGGGGCGCGAGGTCCGCGTGCTCCAATTCGACGTGTCCGACCGCGCCGCGACGCAGCAGGCGCTGCTCGCCGATGTGGAGGCGCACGGCTGCTACTACGGCGTGGTGTGCAACGCGGGGATCGCCCGGGACAACACCTTCCCGTCCATGCCCGCGGAGGACTGGGACGCGGTCATCCACACCAACCTCGATGCCTTCTACAACGTGCTCAACCCGCTCACCATGCCCCTGGTGCGGCGGCGCAAGCCGGGGCGCATCGTCACCCTGTCCTCGGTCTCCGGCCTCATCGGCAACCGGGGGCAGGTGAACTACAGCGCGGCGAAGGCCGGCATCATCGGCGCGACCAAGGCCCTGGCGGTGGAGCTGGCCAAGCGCAACATCACGGTGAATTGCGTGGCCCCCGGGCTCATCGACACGGAGATGGTGGACCCCCACGTGCTCGAGCACGCGCTCAAGCTCATCCCCGCCCAGCGCATGGGGACCCCCGAGGAGGTGGCGGCCGTGGTCAGCTTCCTCATGAGAGAGGAGGCCAGCTACATCACGCGGCAGGTCATCTCGGTGAACGGGGGGATGCTCGGATGA